DNA sequence from the Streptomyces sp. MST-110588 genome:
GCAGCACGATCGTGTCCGTCTCCGCCAGCGCCTCCAGGCCCCATGGTGCGCGGAGGACGAACGTTCCGGCGTCGATCTCCTGGGACGCCGCACAGATCCGTACGCGATAGGGCGTGCTGCCATCGGGGAGCCGGGTCCGGGTGAAGACCTCTATGGGAGTGGCGAGATCGAACGGGATGACGCCGTCAAGGGCGAGAACGGTGAGCGTGTGCATGGCTCGACGGTAAGCGTACGGGGACGGTGCCTGGCGAGAATCCGTTGAGGTGTGGCAATCACGCCACTATGGGCGTCCCCGGGTCCCGTCTAGCGTCGGTTCCGGCACCCGGTCGCGGGGCCGCCGTCTCCCGGAAGGACTGATGCACCATGCACGTCCAGTTCGTGTTGTTCGATGGGTTCGATCCTCTGGATGTCGTCGCTCCCTATGAGGTGCTGTACGCGGGAGGGCTGGCCGGCGGTGGGGCGGTGAGCGTCGAGATGGTGTCGGCGGAGGGGGCGCGGGAGGTGCCGAGCGGTACGGTCCCGCTGTCCTTGCGGGCCACCGGCCGGCTCGATCCGGAGCGCGCGGACCTGGTGGTCGTCCCCGGAGCGTCCGGCCGTATCGCGGAGTCGGGAGCGGCCGAAGAGGCCATTGTCGACATATTGGCTCGCAGCATACGGTCCGAACTGGCGGGGCTGCTGAAGACGGCCTACGACAAACCAGGGCTGACGGTGGCCACGGTGTGCGGCGGGTCCGTCGTACTGGCGATGGCCGGACTGATCAAGGGCCGTCATGTGACGTCGCACCACTCGGCGATGTCGCAGTTGGAAGCCGCCGGGGCGATTGCCGTCGATGCCCGGGTCGTCGACGACGGGGACCTGGTCACCGGGGCGGGTGTCACCTCCGGCCTGGACCTCGGCCTGTATCTGCTCGAACGCGAACTGGGCCCACGCGTCGCACACTCCGTCGAGCAGCTTTTCGCCTATGAGCGCCGTGGCACGGTGTGGCGCGCGCAGGGACTGGCCCCTACGCCGATCTGACGCCCCGGAGCGCCTGTAGGGGCACCCGTCAGATCTCCAAAGACGCCTCTATCTCGCGCAGTTGCGCTCTGGCCTGGTCAAGTTCGCAATCTCTGCGGTCCAGAACCAGGTAGATGAAAATCCCCTGGAGCCTGCGCTGCATGACCGGCCGGATGAGGTGGTACTCCTTGGTGAGGGTGATCAGGATGTCTTCGACGCTGTCGACGGAGTAGCCGAGGCTTTCGAGGGTACGGAGCTTGGCACGTACGACATCCGTGTCGCCGATGCCGGCTTCGTGCAGGTCGAAGCCCACACCCCCGTCGATGGCGGCCAGCGTGACCCTGCTGTAGTAGTCCACGATGGCCGAACCGAGCGCGCCCTTGATGGTCATCACGTCCTGGAGCGCATTGCGCACCCGCTCCATCGTGCCCACCTCTCCCCAGGAGTGATCTTCGGCTCGACAGACGTCAGGCCACGCCGACGAACGAACTACTATCAGTGAAAGCCATATTACTGCGGGCGATCCCCCACGGAGCGGCTTTCATCGGGCCTCGTCGCCGGGCGGCGGATTCGTCCAGGCCGGGCGGGGTGGAGCGAGGCCACGGCGGGCCTCCGGCGCGGTCGGCCCGCCCAGCACACCGAGCACACCCGGTCCGCTCCGCCCGCCCGGCGAACCGGATGCCCGGCGAACCGGACGCCTCCACAGACCGCGTGACCTCGCGCATCCTCGTACGACCCGCACCAACTCGGCACCAGCGACCCAGCCCCAGCTAATCAAACTTGACCAGTCGGATCGACGCGAGTACGGTGACGCCCTCACTAGTCAACATTGACTACTCAATCGCTCCGAGAAGTGGAGGCCAGTGCCTTGAAGGAGCACACCCACGCGATCCTCGTCGAGGACCTACGGAAGAGGTACGGCGACAAAGCGGCTCTTTCCGGTCTCGATCTCACCGTCGGCACGGGCACCGTTCACGGGGTGCTCGGGCCCAACGGCGCCGGAAAGACCACACTCGTCAGGATCCTCTCCACACTGGTGCGGTACGACGGCGGCCGGGCGGAGGTGGCCGGCCACGACGTGATGAAGCAGGCGGAGGACGTCCGTTACCGCATCGGCCTGCTCGGCCAGCACGCAGC
Encoded proteins:
- a CDS encoding DJ-1/PfpI family protein, with product MHVQFVLFDGFDPLDVVAPYEVLYAGGLAGGGAVSVEMVSAEGAREVPSGTVPLSLRATGRLDPERADLVVVPGASGRIAESGAAEEAIVDILARSIRSELAGLLKTAYDKPGLTVATVCGGSVVLAMAGLIKGRHVTSHHSAMSQLEAAGAIAVDARVVDDGDLVTGAGVTSGLDLGLYLLERELGPRVAHSVEQLFAYERRGTVWRAQGLAPTPI